From the genome of Hyalangium gracile, one region includes:
- a CDS encoding 3-phosphoglycerate dehydrogenase family protein, giving the protein MRVLVADEFPKVHLDSLRGLGLTVDFRPGLKGDALAEAARDVSILVVRSTEVPARVFEVARGLSLVIRAGAGVNTIDVKAASAHGVFVANCPGQNAIAVAELTFGLMLAVDRHIPDNVASLRQGVWNKKRFSQARGLYGRTLGIVGLGAIGAAVAERALSFGMRVVGYSRSFTPERAKALGIERAESLLALARQSDVLSVHVPASSETKGLISRQVLAALPDGALFINTSRADVVDNEALLEEARRGRISVATDVFPDEPKGGEATFHSELGKLPHVYGTHHIGASTEQAQDAIARETVRLVDRFLNEGVVPNCVNIAGRTPARYQLIVRHHDRVGVLANVLDAVRQAGINAQEIENTIFEGAQAACCKIQLDSRPPEEMLERIRSRAEEIIFVDLVELRA; this is encoded by the coding sequence ATGCGCGTCCTGGTCGCCGACGAGTTTCCCAAGGTCCACCTCGATTCCCTGCGGGGGTTGGGGCTGACCGTCGACTTCCGGCCCGGGCTCAAGGGCGACGCGCTGGCGGAGGCCGCCAGGGACGTCTCCATCCTGGTGGTGCGCAGCACGGAGGTGCCCGCCAGGGTGTTCGAGGTGGCCAGGGGGCTGTCCCTGGTCATCCGCGCGGGGGCCGGGGTGAACACCATCGACGTGAAGGCGGCCAGCGCCCACGGCGTGTTCGTGGCCAACTGCCCCGGGCAGAACGCCATCGCGGTGGCGGAGCTGACGTTCGGGCTGATGCTGGCGGTGGATCGCCACATCCCGGACAACGTGGCCTCGCTGCGCCAGGGCGTGTGGAACAAGAAGCGCTTCTCCCAGGCGCGGGGCCTCTATGGGCGCACGCTGGGCATCGTGGGCCTGGGCGCCATCGGCGCGGCGGTGGCCGAGCGGGCGCTGAGCTTCGGGATGCGGGTGGTGGGTTACTCGCGCTCCTTCACCCCCGAGCGGGCGAAGGCGCTGGGCATCGAGCGGGCGGAGAGCCTGCTGGCCCTGGCCCGCCAGAGCGACGTGCTGAGCGTGCACGTGCCCGCCTCGTCCGAGACGAAGGGGCTGATCTCCCGGCAGGTGCTGGCGGCGCTGCCGGACGGGGCCCTGTTCATCAACACGAGCCGCGCGGACGTGGTGGACAACGAGGCGCTGCTCGAGGAGGCCCGCCGGGGGCGCATCTCCGTGGCCACGGACGTGTTCCCGGACGAGCCCAAGGGCGGCGAGGCCACCTTCCACAGCGAGCTGGGCAAGCTGCCCCACGTCTACGGCACGCACCACATCGGCGCCTCCACGGAGCAGGCGCAGGACGCCATCGCGCGGGAGACGGTGCGGCTCGTCGACAGGTTCCTCAACGAGGGCGTGGTGCCCAACTGCGTGAACATCGCGGGGAGGACGCCGGCGCGCTACCAGCTCATCGTGCGCCACCACGATCGGGTGGGCGTGCTGGCCAACGTGCTGGACGCCGTGCGCCAGGCGGGCATCAACGCCCAGGAGATCGAGAACACCATCTTCGAGGGCGCCCAGGCGGCGTGCTGCAAGATCCAGCTGGACTCCAGGCCGCCGGAGGAGATGCTGGAGCGTATCCGCTCGCGAGCGGAGGAGATC